From one Candoia aspera isolate rCanAsp1 chromosome 17, rCanAsp1.hap2, whole genome shotgun sequence genomic stretch:
- the LOC134506715 gene encoding keratinocyte proline-rich protein-like translates to MDSSYNQHQCKQTPTLPPALCKPVPCQSEHQCKEPPVVVIPTPCPEPKPCPPQEPPCKEPPVVVIPTPCPEPKPCPPQEPPCKEPPVPTPCPPKKQDPCPPKEPIQSCQQKSQCKEPPVVVIPTPCPEPKPCPPQEPPCKEPPVVVIPTPCPEPKPCPPQEPPCKEPPVPTPCPPKKQDPCPPKEPIQSCQQKSQCKEPPVVVIPTPCPEPKPCPPQEPPCKEPPVVVIPTPCPEPKPCPPQEPPCKEPPVVVIPTPCPEPKPCPPQEPPCKQPPPCDQQQKKQPCSWPPQKK, encoded by the coding sequence ATGGACTCTTCCTACAACCAGCATCAGTGCAAGCAGACTCCCACCTTGCCACCTGCCCTGTGCAAACCAGTGCCATGCCAATCAGAGCACCAATGCAAggagcccccagtggtggtcaTCCCGACTCCATGCCCAGAGCCGAAACCGTGTCCTCCTCAGGAGCCGCCATGCAAggagcccccagtggtggtcaTCCCGACTCCATGCCCAGAACCAAAACCGTGTCCTCCTCAGGAGCCGCCATGCAAGGAGCCACCAGTACCAACCCCATGTCCTCCTAAGAAACAAGACCCATGTCCTCCAAAGGAGCCAATACAGTCTTGTCAACAGAAGTCTCAATGCAAggagcccccagtggtggtcaTCCCAACTCCATGCCCAGAGCCGAAACCGTGTCCTCCACAGGAGCCTCCATGCAAGGAGCCACCAGTGGTGGTCATCCCGACTCCATGCCCAGAACCAAAACCGTGTCCTCCTCAGGAGCCGCCATGCAAGGAGCCACCAGTACCAACCCCATGTCCTCCTAAGAAACAAGACCCATGTCCTCCAAAGGAGCCAATACAGTCTTGTCAACAGAAGTCTCAATGCAAggagcccccagtggtggtcaTCCCAACTCCATGCCCAGAGCCGAAACCGTGTCCTCCACAGGAGCCTCCATGCAAGGAGCCACCAGTCGTGGTCATCCCAACTCCATGCCCAGAACCAAAACCGTGTCCTCCACAGGAGCCTCCATGCAAGGAGCCACCAGTCGTGGTCATCCCAACTCCATGCCCAGAGCCGAAACCGTGTCCTCCTCAGGAGCCGCCATGCAAACAGCCACCTCCCTGTGACCAGCAGCAGAAGAAGCAGCCATGTTCATGGCCACCCCAGAAGAAATGA